The following are from one region of the Nocardioides marmotae genome:
- a CDS encoding DUF554 domain-containing protein produces MVPGVGTLVNVLAVLVGGLLGLLLGNRLPVRTREVVTDGLGLVTLLIAGTSAMAVLDVDLADAVGDSAPMLIVLGALLLGGIVGSLLRLEQRIESLGGLLQKALAGDRGSVERRRFVEGFVVSSLIFCTGPLTILGSLEDGLGNGADQLFLKSALDGFAAIAFAASFGWGVLAASLTVLVVQGSLTLVGVALGGVVPDAHLAAVTATGGLLLVGVALRLLRVRDVPVADLLPALVVAPLLVQLVVTLG; encoded by the coding sequence GTGGTCCCCGGAGTCGGAACGCTGGTCAACGTCCTCGCGGTGCTCGTCGGCGGCCTCCTCGGCCTGCTGCTCGGCAACCGCCTGCCGGTGCGGACCCGCGAGGTCGTGACCGACGGGCTGGGCCTGGTCACGCTGCTCATCGCGGGTACGTCGGCGATGGCCGTGCTCGACGTGGACCTCGCCGACGCCGTGGGCGACAGCGCCCCGATGCTCATCGTGCTCGGCGCCCTGCTCCTCGGTGGGATCGTCGGCTCCCTGCTGCGCCTCGAGCAGCGCATCGAGTCGCTCGGCGGGCTGCTGCAGAAGGCGCTGGCCGGCGACCGCGGCTCGGTCGAACGGCGGCGGTTCGTCGAGGGCTTCGTGGTCTCCTCGCTGATCTTCTGCACCGGGCCGCTGACGATCCTCGGCTCGCTCGAGGACGGCCTGGGCAACGGCGCGGACCAGCTGTTCCTGAAGTCCGCGCTCGACGGGTTCGCCGCGATCGCCTTCGCCGCCTCCTTCGGCTGGGGCGTGCTCGCGGCCTCCCTCACGGTGCTGGTCGTCCAGGGCTCGCTGACCCTCGTCGGCGTCGCGCTGGGCGGGGTGGTGCCCGACGCCCACCTGGCCGCGGTCACCGCGACCGGCGGCCTGCTGCTCGTCGGCGTCGCCCTGCGGCTGCTGCGGGTGCGCGACGTGCCCGTCGCCGACCTGCTGCCGGCGCTGGTGGTCGCGCCGCTGCTGGTCCAGCTCGTCGTCACCCTCGGCTGA
- a CDS encoding GNAT family N-acetyltransferase: MLADLWADALRRADKHDQVADVELVIKTAAQSPEQRIVVAEYDGNPAGAVLLRVSTLNPLNPDLTVQALSPHVLPKYRRHGVGRALMEAAVTFAEEQGVGHVATAATSGSRDANRFMARLGLGPQAVLRVASTHALRARLTALRPAHERGGRQLTQVLAARRSQRRSQAAG; this comes from the coding sequence ATGCTCGCGGACCTGTGGGCCGACGCGTTGCGCCGAGCCGACAAGCACGACCAGGTCGCCGACGTGGAGCTGGTCATCAAGACCGCCGCGCAGTCGCCCGAGCAGCGCATCGTCGTGGCCGAGTACGACGGCAACCCGGCCGGCGCGGTGCTGCTGCGGGTCAGCACGCTGAACCCGTTGAACCCCGACCTCACCGTGCAGGCGCTCTCGCCGCACGTGCTGCCGAAGTACCGCCGCCACGGCGTGGGTCGCGCCCTGATGGAGGCGGCCGTGACGTTCGCCGAGGAGCAGGGCGTGGGCCACGTCGCCACCGCCGCGACCTCCGGGTCGCGCGACGCCAACCGGTTCATGGCGCGGCTCGGGCTGGGCCCGCAGGCGGTGCTCCGCGTCGCCAGCACCCACGCCCTGCGCGCCCGTCTCACCGCGCTGCGTCCCGCCCACGAGCGCGGTGGCCGCCAGCTCACCCAGGTGCTGGCCGCGCGCCGTTCGCAGCGGCGCTCGCAGGCGGCGGGCTAG
- a CDS encoding hotdog fold thioesterase, giving the protein MDVEEYLAQMPQGMGTLNDKMGIELVEVSAERIVATMPVEGNGQPYGLLHGGASVVLAESLGSIGSGIHAHPDRVPVGVDINATHHRSATSGLVTGVATPIHLGRTSASYEIVITDERGKRVCTSRITCALIPKERVGL; this is encoded by the coding sequence ATGGACGTCGAGGAGTACCTGGCGCAGATGCCGCAGGGCATGGGCACGCTGAACGACAAGATGGGCATCGAGCTGGTCGAGGTCTCCGCCGAGCGCATCGTCGCGACGATGCCCGTCGAGGGCAACGGACAGCCCTACGGCCTGCTCCACGGCGGGGCGTCGGTCGTGCTCGCCGAGAGCCTGGGCTCGATCGGCTCGGGCATCCACGCCCACCCCGACCGGGTGCCGGTCGGCGTCGACATCAACGCCACCCACCACCGCTCGGCCACCAGCGGCCTGGTCACGGGCGTCGCCACCCCGATCCACCTCGGCCGGACGTCGGCGTCCTACGAGATCGTCATCACCGACGAGCGCGGCAAGCGCGTGTGCACCTCGCGGATCACCTGCGCGCTGATCCCCAAGGAGCGGGTCGGCCTCTAG
- the polA gene encoding DNA polymerase I, whose protein sequence is MPDAPTSSPTSAAPPRLLLLDGHSLAYRAFFALPVENFSTTTGQHTNAVYGFTSMLINVLRDEQPTHVAVAFDVSRQTFRLEEYAEYKAKRAKSPGEFSSQLPLIEEVLDALRIPFLKKDGYEADDIIATLTTQALADGMEVLILTGDRDSLQLVTDRSTVLYPMRGVSDLARMTPEAVEAKYGVPPHRYPEIAAIVGETSDNLPGVPGVGVGFAAKWINTYDGLDNVITHADKITGKKGEALRAHLGDVIRNRRLNALVRDLDLELAPADLAIRPWDRQEVHTLFDGLEFRVLRDRLFETLSSEEEIDDSGFDVAMSVLGAGELAGWLAEHASGGDRVGVHVAGRWGAGTGDVDALALATVEGAAAYVTAETMDPADEEALRAWLADPARLKVLHDAKGPILALDAWGMPLAGLARDTALSAYLARPDQRSYDLADLTVRYLKRELRTGPADDGQLSLDGITDEAAGQVEMLHARAVLDLAAALDEELADRGGTRLLEDIELPLVDLLATMERTGIAVDTEHLEDLERHFAGEVKLAAEDAYAVIGKEINLGSPKQLQVVLFDELDMPKTKRTKTGYTTDADALQALYVKTEHPFLLHLLRHRDVARLRQTIEGLLKTVAPDGRIHTTFNQTIAATGRLSSTDPNLQNIPVRTEEGRRIREAFVVGPGYESLMTADYSQIEMRIMAHLSEDALLIDAFRSGRDFHSVTAARVFDVPAEEVGPEQRAKIKAMNYGLAYGLSAYGLSQQLTIDPAEARVLMDEYFETFGGIRDYLGGVVDVARRSGYTETIYGRRRYLPDLTSDNRQRREMAERMALNAPIQGSAADLIKIAMLNVDKAIREAGLRSRMLLQVHDELVLEVAEGEREALETLVRREMAGAADLAVPLDVSVGTGRSWHDAAH, encoded by the coding sequence GTGCCCGATGCTCCCACCTCGTCCCCGACGTCGGCCGCGCCTCCGCGCCTGCTCCTCCTCGACGGCCACTCGCTGGCCTACCGCGCGTTCTTCGCGCTGCCGGTGGAGAACTTCTCCACCACCACCGGCCAGCACACGAACGCCGTCTACGGCTTCACCTCGATGCTCATCAACGTGCTGCGCGACGAGCAGCCCACGCACGTCGCGGTCGCCTTCGACGTCTCGCGGCAGACCTTCCGCCTGGAGGAGTACGCCGAGTACAAGGCCAAGCGGGCCAAGTCGCCGGGGGAGTTCAGCAGCCAGCTGCCGCTGATCGAGGAGGTGCTCGACGCGCTGCGGATCCCGTTCCTGAAGAAGGACGGCTACGAGGCCGACGACATCATCGCCACGCTGACCACCCAGGCGCTCGCCGACGGCATGGAGGTGCTGATCCTCACCGGTGACCGCGACTCCCTGCAGCTGGTCACCGACCGCTCGACGGTGCTCTACCCGATGCGCGGGGTCTCCGACCTGGCCCGGATGACGCCTGAGGCGGTCGAGGCGAAGTACGGCGTGCCCCCGCACCGCTACCCCGAGATCGCCGCGATCGTGGGGGAGACCTCCGACAACCTCCCGGGCGTGCCCGGGGTCGGCGTCGGGTTCGCCGCGAAGTGGATCAACACCTACGACGGCCTCGACAACGTCATCACCCACGCCGACAAGATCACCGGCAAGAAGGGCGAGGCGCTGCGCGCCCACCTCGGCGACGTCATCCGCAACCGCCGGCTCAACGCGCTCGTGCGCGACCTGGACCTCGAGCTCGCCCCGGCGGACCTGGCGATCCGGCCGTGGGACCGCCAGGAGGTCCACACGCTCTTCGACGGCCTGGAGTTCCGGGTGCTGCGCGACCGGCTCTTCGAGACGCTCAGCTCGGAGGAGGAGATCGACGACTCCGGGTTCGACGTGGCGATGAGCGTGCTCGGCGCCGGCGAGCTGGCCGGCTGGCTGGCCGAGCACGCCTCCGGCGGTGACCGGGTCGGCGTGCACGTCGCGGGTCGCTGGGGCGCCGGCACCGGCGACGTCGACGCGCTGGCCCTGGCGACGGTGGAGGGGGCGGCGGCGTACGTCACCGCCGAGACGATGGACCCCGCCGACGAGGAGGCGCTGCGCGCCTGGCTCGCGGACCCGGCCCGACTCAAGGTGCTCCACGACGCCAAGGGGCCGATCCTGGCGCTCGACGCGTGGGGCATGCCGCTGGCCGGCCTCGCCCGCGACACCGCGCTGTCGGCGTACCTCGCGCGCCCCGACCAGCGCTCCTACGACCTCGCCGACCTCACCGTGCGCTACCTCAAGCGCGAGCTGCGCACGGGCCCGGCCGACGACGGCCAGCTCAGCCTCGACGGGATCACCGACGAGGCGGCGGGGCAGGTCGAGATGCTGCACGCCCGCGCCGTGCTCGACCTGGCCGCCGCGCTGGACGAGGAGCTCGCCGACCGCGGCGGGACCCGCCTGCTGGAGGACATCGAGCTGCCGCTGGTCGACCTGCTGGCCACGATGGAGCGCACCGGCATCGCCGTCGACACCGAGCACCTCGAGGACCTCGAGCGGCACTTCGCCGGCGAGGTGAAGCTCGCCGCCGAGGACGCCTACGCCGTCATCGGCAAGGAGATCAACCTCGGCTCGCCCAAGCAGCTGCAGGTGGTGCTTTTCGACGAGCTCGACATGCCGAAGACCAAGCGCACCAAGACCGGCTACACCACCGACGCCGACGCGCTCCAGGCGCTCTACGTCAAGACCGAGCACCCCTTCCTGCTGCACCTGCTGCGGCACCGCGACGTCGCGCGGCTGCGCCAGACGATCGAGGGGCTGCTCAAGACGGTGGCGCCCGACGGGCGGATCCACACCACCTTCAACCAGACGATCGCCGCGACCGGTCGCCTCTCCAGCACCGACCCGAACCTGCAGAACATCCCGGTGCGCACCGAGGAGGGCCGCCGGATCCGCGAGGCGTTCGTCGTCGGCCCCGGCTACGAGTCGCTGATGACGGCCGACTACAGCCAGATCGAGATGCGGATCATGGCGCACCTCTCGGAGGACGCCCTGCTCATCGACGCCTTCCGGTCCGGGCGCGACTTCCACTCCGTCACCGCCGCGCGGGTCTTCGACGTCCCCGCCGAGGAGGTCGGGCCCGAGCAGCGCGCCAAGATCAAGGCGATGAACTACGGCCTGGCCTACGGGCTGTCGGCCTACGGGCTGAGCCAGCAGCTGACGATCGACCCGGCCGAGGCGCGGGTGCTCATGGATGAGTACTTCGAGACCTTCGGCGGGATCCGCGACTACCTCGGCGGCGTGGTCGACGTGGCCCGGCGCAGCGGCTACACCGAGACCATCTACGGTCGCCGCCGCTACCTGCCGGACCTGACCAGCGACAACCGGCAGCGCCGGGAGATGGCCGAGCGGATGGCGCTCAACGCCCCGATCCAGGGCTCGGCCGCGGACCTGATCAAGATCGCGATGCTCAACGTCGACAAGGCCATCCGTGAGGCCGGCCTGCGGTCGCGGATGCTCCTCCAGGTCCACGACGAGCTCGTGCTCGAGGTGGCCGAGGGCGAGCGCGAGGCGCTCGAGACGCTGGTACGCCGCGAGATGGCCGGCGCCGCCGACCTCGCCGTCCCCCTCGACGTCTCGGTCGGCACCGGCCGCAGCTGGCACGACGCCGCCCACTGA
- a CDS encoding lipopolysaccharide biosynthesis protein, which yields MSETPGGFRALLRSGAALAVAMAVMNVATYGYTVLVAHLVGPSDFGAFSAIMGVLLVVNVLSLGLQATGARRISAEPASAAAVERVVLTVSYRSALVLALALAALAPVLDAVLRLDSIPTALLVAVTAAPLTVMGGQAGVLQGERRWGPLALVYLAQGVGRVGAGIGFLLVWRTEFAAVLGVAIGAWLPVLIGYVALRRSRPATTASVVSASGLMREVAGSSQALLAFFALSNADILLARAVLDDHTAGLYAAGLILVKAILFLPQFVAVIAFPSMATQGASSSTLVKALLVALALGLCGMVGTLLLPDLALVFVGGSDFEEVKSQLWLFALVGTLLSMVQLLLYSALARQQWRAILAIWATLVALLCSAPFVHSLDGLVTLVLGLDAALFLVLVTVALLGRSTTAAREPADART from the coding sequence GTGTCAGAGACCCCCGGCGGCTTCCGCGCGCTGCTGAGGAGCGGCGCGGCGCTCGCCGTGGCCATGGCCGTGATGAACGTGGCGACCTACGGCTACACCGTGCTGGTCGCCCACCTCGTCGGCCCGAGCGACTTCGGCGCCTTCTCCGCGATCATGGGCGTCCTGCTCGTGGTCAACGTGCTCTCCCTCGGCCTGCAGGCCACGGGCGCGCGCCGGATCTCGGCCGAGCCCGCGTCGGCCGCCGCCGTGGAGCGGGTGGTGCTCACGGTCTCCTACCGCAGCGCCCTGGTCCTCGCGCTGGCGCTCGCCGCGCTCGCGCCGGTCCTCGACGCCGTGCTGCGCCTCGACAGCATCCCGACCGCCCTGCTCGTCGCGGTCACCGCGGCGCCGCTGACGGTGATGGGCGGGCAGGCCGGCGTGCTCCAGGGCGAGCGCCGGTGGGGTCCCCTGGCGCTGGTCTACCTCGCCCAGGGCGTCGGGCGCGTGGGGGCCGGCATCGGCTTCCTCCTGGTCTGGCGCACCGAGTTCGCCGCGGTCCTCGGCGTCGCGATCGGCGCGTGGCTGCCGGTGCTCATCGGGTACGTCGCGCTGCGCCGATCGCGCCCCGCCACCACCGCCTCGGTGGTCTCCGCGAGCGGGCTGATGCGCGAGGTCGCGGGCAGCAGCCAGGCGCTGCTGGCGTTCTTCGCCCTCTCCAACGCCGACATCCTGCTGGCCCGCGCCGTCCTCGACGACCACACCGCAGGTCTGTACGCCGCCGGCCTGATCCTGGTCAAGGCGATCTTGTTCCTGCCGCAGTTCGTCGCGGTGATCGCCTTCCCCTCGATGGCCACCCAGGGCGCGAGCAGCAGCACCCTGGTCAAGGCGTTGCTGGTCGCGCTCGCCCTCGGCCTGTGCGGCATGGTCGGCACCCTGCTCCTGCCCGACCTCGCCCTGGTCTTCGTGGGCGGCTCGGACTTCGAGGAGGTCAAGAGCCAGCTCTGGCTCTTCGCGCTGGTCGGCACGCTCCTCTCGATGGTGCAGCTGCTGCTCTACTCCGCGCTCGCGCGCCAGCAGTGGCGGGCCATCCTGGCGATCTGGGCGACCCTCGTCGCGCTGCTGTGCAGCGCCCCGTTCGTCCACTCCCTCGACGGGCTGGTCACCCTGGTCCTCGGCCTCGACGCCGCGCTGTTCCTCGTGCTCGTCACCGTCGCGCTCCTCGGCCGCTCCACGACCGCCGCCCGCGAGCCCGCAGACGCCCGCACCTGA
- a CDS encoding helix-turn-helix domain-containing protein, whose translation MSRKRGDAPDTGPVEGARRSSEHHIVVRLDALLADRGMTLTELADRVGVTIANMSVLKNGHAKAIRFNTLTAICRELQCTPGDVLAYAPTHRADAGPASSAGTGPGAEDERG comes from the coding sequence GTGAGCCGCAAGCGGGGCGACGCGCCGGACACCGGGCCGGTCGAGGGCGCGAGACGGTCCTCCGAACACCACATCGTGGTGCGGCTGGACGCGCTGCTGGCCGACCGCGGGATGACCCTGACCGAGCTCGCAGACCGCGTCGGGGTGACGATCGCGAACATGTCGGTGCTGAAGAACGGCCACGCCAAGGCGATCCGGTTCAACACCTTGACCGCGATCTGCCGGGAGCTGCAGTGCACCCCCGGAGACGTGCTCGCCTACGCGCCCACCCACCGCGCGGACGCAGGCCCCGCCTCGTCTGCCGGGACCGGTCCCGGGGCTGAGGACGAGAGGGGGTAG
- a CDS encoding glycosyltransferase family 4 protein, producing MGDGADGALEPLEGTHVAFLSWRDTRNPEGGGAERYLEKMAAGLVARGARVTIFCAAHAAAPPEEVVDGVRFVRRGSKLSVYPAGMWALASGRLARGSGPVDLVVDVQNGLPFFSRLVTRAPVVVLVHHVHREQWPVVYSGATARVGWWIERRLAPWLYRRSQYVAVSRATRAELRGLGVHGPRVAVVHNGTDPVVPVDPGPSPTPMIAVVGRLVPHKQVEHAIDAALALREEHPDLRLHVVGGGWWEAELREYARARGAGDTVVFEGHVDEARKHEVYERAWVLALPSLKEGWGLVIGEAGMHTTPTVAYRSAGGTRESVADQRSGLLVDTAEELTAAIGLLLRDPAERERLGRGAREMSHAYTWQHAQQSFALVVQAALAGRLVDSQDPEDPDELLAPRRRRRVRRQG from the coding sequence ATGGGAGACGGAGCAGACGGGGCGCTCGAGCCGCTGGAGGGCACGCACGTGGCCTTCCTCAGCTGGCGCGACACGCGCAACCCGGAGGGCGGCGGCGCCGAGCGCTACCTGGAGAAGATGGCCGCCGGGCTCGTGGCCCGCGGCGCCCGGGTGACGATCTTCTGCGCCGCCCACGCGGCCGCCCCGCCGGAGGAGGTCGTCGACGGCGTCCGGTTCGTGCGGCGCGGCTCGAAGCTCTCGGTCTACCCCGCCGGCATGTGGGCGCTCGCCTCGGGCCGGCTGGCCCGCGGCTCCGGCCCGGTCGACCTCGTCGTCGACGTGCAGAACGGCCTGCCGTTCTTCAGCCGCCTGGTCACCCGCGCCCCGGTCGTCGTCCTCGTCCACCACGTGCACCGCGAGCAGTGGCCGGTCGTCTACAGCGGGGCGACCGCGCGCGTCGGCTGGTGGATCGAGCGCCGGCTCGCCCCCTGGCTCTACCGGCGCTCCCAGTACGTCGCAGTCTCCCGCGCCACGCGGGCCGAGCTGCGGGGGCTGGGCGTGCACGGCCCCCGCGTGGCCGTCGTGCACAACGGCACCGACCCGGTCGTCCCCGTCGACCCCGGGCCCTCGCCGACCCCGATGATCGCCGTCGTGGGCCGGCTCGTGCCGCACAAGCAGGTCGAGCACGCCATCGACGCCGCGCTGGCGCTGCGCGAGGAGCACCCCGACCTGCGGCTGCACGTCGTCGGCGGCGGCTGGTGGGAGGCCGAGCTGCGGGAGTACGCCCGCGCCCGCGGCGCCGGGGACACCGTCGTCTTCGAGGGGCACGTCGACGAGGCCCGCAAGCACGAGGTCTACGAACGCGCCTGGGTGCTGGCGCTGCCCTCGCTCAAGGAGGGCTGGGGCCTGGTCATCGGCGAGGCGGGGATGCACACCACCCCGACGGTCGCCTACCGCTCGGCGGGCGGCACCCGGGAGTCGGTCGCCGACCAGCGCTCCGGGCTGCTGGTCGACACCGCCGAGGAGCTGACCGCCGCGATCGGGTTGCTGCTGCGCGACCCGGCCGAGCGGGAGCGGCTGGGCCGGGGTGCGCGGGAGATGAGCCACGCCTACACCTGGCAGCACGCCCAGCAGTCCTTCGCGCTGGTCGTCCAGGCGGCGCTGGCCGGCCGGCTCGTGGACAGCCAGGACCCCGAGGACCCCGACGAGCTGCTCGCTCCGCGTCGCCGGCGGCGGGTGCGGCGCCAGGGCTGA
- a CDS encoding class I SAM-dependent methyltransferase codes for MPSQTPLATRSRRPWKATLRRSVRLFREFGYEQPDPARFYTALAEDSADQLSTYVDLDGAVLLDVGGGPGYFRDAFREAGATYWALDADVGELAGLGEIASGTVVGSGMELPFRSGAVDVCYSSNVLEHVPDPWRMADEMLRVTRPGGTVFISYTLWWGPWGGHETAPWHYLGGRRARRRYAAKHGHEPKNKYGESLFAVTAGAGLRWARAQQDLGVAEVVDLTPRYNPRWSRFLLHVPVVRELVTWNLVIVLRKR; via the coding sequence GTGCCGAGCCAGACCCCCCTCGCGACCCGCTCCCGGCGGCCGTGGAAGGCGACGCTCCGACGCTCGGTGCGACTCTTCCGCGAGTTCGGCTACGAGCAGCCCGACCCGGCCCGGTTCTACACCGCGCTGGCCGAGGACTCCGCCGACCAGCTCTCGACCTACGTCGACCTCGACGGCGCCGTGCTGCTCGACGTCGGCGGCGGGCCGGGCTACTTCCGCGACGCCTTCCGCGAGGCCGGGGCGACGTACTGGGCCCTCGACGCCGACGTCGGCGAGCTCGCCGGTCTCGGCGAGATCGCCTCCGGCACCGTCGTGGGCAGCGGGATGGAGCTGCCGTTCCGCAGCGGCGCGGTCGACGTCTGCTACTCCTCCAACGTCCTCGAGCACGTGCCCGACCCGTGGCGGATGGCCGACGAGATGCTCCGGGTCACCCGCCCCGGCGGCACCGTGTTCATCTCCTACACGCTGTGGTGGGGGCCCTGGGGCGGTCACGAGACCGCGCCGTGGCACTACCTGGGCGGCCGGCGCGCACGCCGCAGGTACGCCGCCAAGCACGGCCACGAGCCGAAGAACAAGTACGGCGAGTCGCTCTTCGCCGTCACCGCAGGGGCCGGCCTGCGCTGGGCCCGGGCCCAGCAGGACCTCGGCGTCGCCGAGGTCGTCGACCTCACCCCGCGCTACAACCCGCGCTGGTCGCGGTTCCTGCTGCACGTCCCGGTGGTGCGCGAGCTGGTGACCTGGAACCTCGTGATCGTCCTGCGGAAGCGATGA